A section of the Synechococcus sp. MU1617 genome encodes:
- a CDS encoding peptidase domain-containing ABC transporter: MNDYSYQAWLEALANEIEEDAEKLSVDAGALIYSKDQSSDQYLLLLSGSVRLIDNNRTFGGLTAGTLDSPQIFGIEQLLSLTLAIEVRCRSKCEYILIDPKTSNQKQIKQIQTILKSRVNPTEAISIASLISNNFPNQEQLWKHLDEATGSTQLLEHQSEAANHEIILFLDKERDGFVYGQVITPEICSSFFTVDNWPRIAGIDLKTKVEPAERDEAALAMTATEQKHEEAEDLSKLQFSEPSDETEAVEHLESDGFRVIRAETQEESFASCLRMLANFYQLPTRRDTVARAAEILANCKPRERQQNHKSNHPVKTPWMTRMLSILDEIGLAVRWINVDPCQPFRIPTPSVWIDHSGNPVLLSRSTGNKLTIIDPREGRIQLNKDQAHKKFNSQPIIISTDVGLHTPKKQFGIHWLFPYIKRYRLQLIEVFSASFLNQLFALATPLLFQQIIDRVISKGAFDALAPLVILMLIFVVLEAVFSSLRTFQFVEVSNRIDISVGASIVSRLLRLNARFFDRRPVGELASRLGELENIRRFLTGTALTVVLDAFFATLYFAVMFFYSPLLTMIILLTVPLLFGISLGITPITQRLIRARAEASSRTQSLLVEILGGIQTVKLQNAELTARRQWEDRHLQSINKGFQAVLANTSSSNALQLINKVSGILVIGVGAWLVLRNELTLGQLIAFRIISNYVTQPMLRLASTWQQFQELSLSLERVGDVVNQPLEIGAEEELSIVMPKLEGNISARSLSYSYSSSGPPILSSVDLDITAGSFVGLVGESGCGKSTLLKMVPRLYRPTSGKLLIDQLDISKVDLYSLRSQIGFVPQDCLLFEGTVFSNIALGDPQAESSRVIEMATIACAHEFIMNLPLGYSTPVGEKGSGLSGGQRQRIALARMLMENPKLIVLDEATSALDVNTERQVVRNLRSHLKDQTVLMITHRLSTLTEADQIVLMHAGRIDEKGTHQQLMELRGRYFALYQSQFGES; this comes from the coding sequence ATGAACGATTATTCTTATCAAGCATGGCTTGAAGCACTAGCAAACGAGATCGAAGAAGATGCTGAAAAGCTTTCAGTAGATGCGGGGGCACTCATTTACTCGAAAGATCAATCATCCGATCAATACTTGCTACTTCTATCAGGCTCAGTACGCCTGATAGACAACAATCGTACTTTCGGCGGCCTGACAGCAGGAACACTTGATAGCCCGCAGATCTTCGGGATAGAGCAACTTCTTTCCCTTACATTAGCGATCGAAGTGAGATGCAGATCCAAATGTGAATATATTCTTATAGACCCAAAGACATCAAATCAAAAGCAGATCAAGCAAATCCAAACAATCCTGAAAAGCAGAGTCAACCCAACAGAAGCAATATCAATTGCCTCATTAATTTCCAACAACTTCCCGAATCAAGAGCAGCTTTGGAAACATCTAGATGAGGCCACTGGATCAACACAACTCCTTGAACATCAAAGCGAGGCTGCCAATCATGAGATCATTTTATTCTTAGACAAAGAACGCGATGGATTTGTCTACGGACAAGTAATTACCCCTGAAATCTGCTCCTCATTTTTTACAGTTGATAACTGGCCAAGGATTGCTGGAATAGATCTTAAGACCAAGGTTGAGCCAGCAGAAAGAGACGAAGCTGCCCTAGCCATGACCGCGACCGAACAGAAGCACGAAGAAGCGGAAGATTTGTCAAAACTACAATTTAGTGAGCCATCTGATGAGACAGAGGCAGTTGAACACTTAGAAAGCGATGGCTTCCGTGTGATCAGAGCTGAGACTCAGGAAGAATCATTTGCCAGTTGCTTAAGAATGCTGGCAAATTTTTATCAATTACCAACGAGACGAGACACCGTCGCTCGTGCCGCAGAGATCCTCGCAAACTGCAAACCGCGGGAAAGGCAGCAGAACCACAAGTCCAATCACCCAGTTAAGACTCCATGGATGACGCGAATGCTCTCAATCCTTGATGAAATTGGGCTTGCTGTGCGATGGATCAATGTTGACCCTTGTCAGCCATTTCGGATTCCAACACCATCGGTGTGGATCGATCATTCAGGCAACCCAGTACTGCTTTCACGGAGCACAGGCAATAAACTAACCATCATCGACCCTAGGGAAGGAAGGATCCAACTAAATAAGGATCAAGCCCACAAGAAATTCAATTCACAGCCCATCATCATCTCAACTGATGTTGGGTTGCATACACCCAAGAAGCAATTCGGCATTCACTGGCTATTCCCTTACATCAAGCGCTATCGCCTACAACTAATTGAAGTTTTTTCCGCGAGCTTTCTTAATCAGCTTTTTGCGCTTGCTACACCGTTGCTGTTCCAGCAAATCATTGATCGCGTCATCAGCAAAGGTGCATTTGATGCATTAGCACCTCTTGTGATATTGATGCTGATTTTTGTCGTCCTCGAGGCAGTCTTTAGCTCCCTACGAACCTTTCAGTTCGTTGAAGTATCAAACAGAATTGATATCAGTGTTGGAGCTTCAATTGTTTCACGGCTTTTGAGACTGAATGCTCGATTTTTTGATCGACGCCCCGTCGGCGAGCTCGCCAGCCGCTTGGGAGAGTTGGAGAATATCAGACGTTTTTTGACCGGCACAGCATTGACAGTTGTACTTGATGCCTTCTTTGCGACTCTTTATTTCGCAGTGATGTTTTTCTACAGCCCACTGCTAACAATGATCATTTTACTAACAGTACCTTTACTTTTTGGAATTTCTCTGGGTATCACACCCATCACACAACGATTGATTCGGGCACGTGCAGAGGCATCATCACGCACACAATCCCTTCTTGTAGAAATCTTAGGCGGCATCCAAACAGTTAAGTTGCAAAATGCGGAATTAACTGCTCGGCGCCAATGGGAAGACCGACATCTACAATCCATCAACAAAGGATTCCAGGCTGTTCTCGCCAACACATCCAGTTCCAATGCACTACAGCTGATCAACAAAGTCAGCGGCATCCTTGTGATCGGAGTCGGGGCATGGCTGGTCCTCCGCAATGAATTGACGCTGGGCCAACTGATTGCGTTCCGCATTATAAGTAATTATGTAACCCAGCCAATGCTGCGGCTTGCATCAACATGGCAGCAATTCCAAGAGCTTTCTCTCTCCCTGGAAAGAGTTGGGGATGTGGTCAATCAACCGCTGGAAATCGGAGCTGAAGAAGAATTAAGCATCGTCATGCCAAAACTTGAAGGAAACATATCTGCAAGATCTTTGAGTTACTCATATAGCTCTTCTGGCCCCCCAATTCTCTCATCTGTTGACCTTGACATTACTGCCGGATCTTTTGTTGGATTGGTCGGAGAAAGTGGCTGCGGGAAGAGCACATTACTCAAGATGGTGCCAAGACTTTACAGACCAACTTCTGGCAAGTTACTAATCGATCAGCTTGATATTTCAAAAGTCGATCTTTATTCACTCAGATCTCAAATCGGCTTTGTTCCTCAAGACTGCCTTTTGTTTGAAGGCACTGTTTTCTCCAATATTGCCCTGGGTGATCCACAAGCGGAGAGTAGTCGTGTGATCGAGATGGCGACGATTGCCTGTGCCCATGAATTCATCATGAATCTCCCCCTCGGATACAGCACGCCGGTAGGAGAGAAGGGATCGGGTTTATCAGGAGGGCAGCGACAGAGAATCGCATTGGCGAGGATGCTGATGGAGAATCCAAAACTGATTGTCTTAGACGAGGCCACATCCGCACTCGATGTGAACACAGAGCGGCAGGTTGTGAGAAATCTGCGAAGTCATCTTAAAGATCAGACCGTCTTGATGATCACCCATCGATTGTCAACACTCACAGAAGCAGATCAAATCGTATTAATGCATGCAGGCCGAATCGATGAAAAAGGAACGCATCAACAATTAATGGAGTTGAGAGGAAGATACTTCGCTCTTTATCAATCACAGTTTGGTGAATCATGA
- a CDS encoding peptidyl-prolyl cis-trans isomerase, giving the protein MKSDSMQAQPKEDSQQVIRQLALYELLEPLCKMQGEKAYVASHNIENDAPEFSNEQAINALHQDLGTQDIDQVQEWGRAHGLSDDKDLIAHAHEKQKRKAVINDLLKGCGESLFLRYKDRLDRVLYSLIRVESSEQAHHLYYSIEADEIEFGDAAAQFSIGPESKTQGIIGPVDLTTPHPEIAARLRTAKPRQIFPPFQADQWHVLIRLEYRFDSEYDEKTKQFLGSLVLSAKAKEMTKQIKMDYLNQYLKKG; this is encoded by the coding sequence ATGAAATCAGATTCAATGCAGGCCCAACCAAAAGAAGACTCACAACAAGTAATTAGGCAGCTAGCCCTTTACGAACTGCTAGAGCCTCTTTGCAAAATGCAAGGGGAAAAAGCTTATGTGGCGAGTCATAACATAGAAAATGATGCCCCTGAGTTCAGCAATGAACAAGCCATTAATGCCTTACACCAAGACTTAGGGACTCAGGACATTGATCAAGTTCAAGAATGGGGTAGAGCCCATGGCCTAAGTGACGATAAAGACTTAATTGCACATGCGCATGAAAAACAAAAAAGAAAGGCAGTGATTAATGATTTACTCAAGGGATGCGGTGAATCATTGTTCCTCCGATACAAGGACAGGCTTGATCGAGTTCTCTACAGCTTAATTCGAGTCGAATCATCAGAACAAGCCCACCATCTCTATTACTCGATCGAAGCCGACGAAATTGAGTTTGGAGATGCTGCTGCACAATTCAGTATCGGCCCAGAATCCAAAACACAAGGAATTATTGGCCCCGTAGACTTAACAACTCCTCACCCAGAGATTGCAGCACGACTTCGCACAGCAAAACCTCGTCAGATTTTTCCACCATTCCAAGCTGATCAGTGGCACGTCTTAATACGGCTTGAATATAGATTTGATAGCGAGTATGATGAAAAAACCAAGCAGTTTCTTGGGTCTCTTGTGCTATCCGCCAAAGCAAAAGAGATGACCAAGCAAATAAAGATGGACTACCTAAATCAATACCTTAAAAAGGGATAA